In the Halalkalicoccus sp. CGA53 genome, TTCGTAGACTTGCGCGCCCGTCATCTAAGAGGGCATTCACGAGCTTCGAATCGAGGTTTTCATACGTCATTGACCACCCGTATCAAGCCAGAGGACAAAATTGTTGTGAATATACAAAGCAGAAATGTTGGATCTTTCTTCTAGAGCAGACGTAATGAAATCACTCGATCCAAACAACACGATAGGAGTGAACATAGATATTATATAATACAACTGGATTTCGTATACTCCCAACATACAGGACTGGAATTCGATATATGACTCATGAACCTCCCTACTGCCGTTCTGCTAGGGGTTCAACAGCAGTTTTCCGGAGTTACGTCTCGACTCTATGAACATCGATGGTGATCCAAGGAAGATCACGTTCTTCGAAGGCGTGTTTGATCTTTTCAGAGTCTACATCATCGCTAAACTCGTGCTCGTTCCACTGACCCCCACCAACCCCCTTGTTGTGATCTATCGTATTCACAAATCCAAACATCACGAGCTTTGAGAGGTGGTTGAACATGCCTCGTTGGGTAAGCGGGGCCTTTCCGCTTGCAGTGTTGTAGTTGTGAACAACTTGAGCGTACGCCGAATGAATTGTACGCGTGCGAGCAGGTGTGAGACCCGCCTCGTCGAGGTGAGCGAGGGCTTTCAAAATGTAGAGTTTCTCGTCGTCTTGATCAACGATCGACTCGACGATGTTACCGTACTCTAGATCCTTGTCGGCCTGACGGATATCGACTTCCTCGATCTGCTCAGAGCCCTTTTCTTCAGCGATTTCAGCTGACCGACGAAGAAGTCGAATCGCTCGGCGTGCACTCCCCGACGCCTCCTGATAAGCAAGCGCTGCACACAGTGAGATCGTCTCCTGATTATATGAGTCCTCATAGAGTGCGATCTCTGCCCGAGCCCGAAGAATCTGAGAGAGCTCTTCTGCGTTATAGGCTGGGAATTTGATTTCGGTTTCACAGAGGCTATCTTTCACCTTTGGTGAGAGGTTTTTCCGGAACGTGTAGTCGTTACTGATGCCCACAACACCGACGCGAACATTCTCGACGTAGCCGATGTCCCTGGACCGTGGAAGCTCGTAGAGAAGCGTGTCATCGCTCCCGATTTTGTCTACTTCGTCGAGAATCACGAGTACTGTACCATCGAGCTTGTCCAGTTCCTCGTACATGATATCGTAGACGTCCTGTGGGGCGTACCCGGTTCCAGTGATTCGATTCCCCTTATCACGTAGCCGGTTCACGATTCCAACGGCGACCTGGTACGAGGAAGTCTTGTGATCTCCAGTGGTGAAATTCTCACAGTTGATCCAAACGACATTGAGAGTGATCTGCTCG is a window encoding:
- a CDS encoding Cdc6/Cdc18 family protein, with translation MDEVDSIFEDEVELIKNANVLEEDYTPEEILCRDDVLKQYTSVFKPIYKGRPPQNAFLYGDTGVGKTAATKYLRENLERDIELKNEQLDESEQITLNVVWINCENFTTGDHKTSSYQVAVGIVNRLRDKGNRITGTGYAPQDVYDIMYEELDKLDGTVLVILDEVDKIGSDDTLLYELPRSRDIGYVENVRVGVVGISNDYTFRKNLSPKVKDSLCETEIKFPAYNAEELSQILRARAEIALYEDSYNQETISLCAALAYQEASGSARRAIRLLRRSAEIAEEKGSEQIEEVDIRQADKDLEYGNIVESIVDQDDEKLYILKALAHLDEAGLTPARTRTIHSAYAQVVHNYNTASGKAPLTQRGMFNHLSKLVMFGFVNTIDHNKGVGGGQWNEHEFSDDVDSEKIKHAFEERDLPWITIDVHRVET